Proteins from a single region of Catenulispora acidiphila DSM 44928:
- a CDS encoding rhomboid-like protein → MLSRLPADVWDYVRDAPGTYLWLVALFGVSRYVRRLPAERATKLLEANSTNLARLRQAPLKVMVTSLFFTTGTSWLFYAVTYSVFHAPAEHWLGTWRWLVVLGLAHVGATLLSEGWVAREIRAGRLPRSERMAADYGVSYAQAGAAAVLTYRIPEPWRLLYLAALIAFYGYGWVKNRRDFTAIGHVCAVAIGLACFWIAP, encoded by the coding sequence GTGCTCAGCCGTCTGCCCGCCGACGTGTGGGACTACGTGCGCGACGCCCCTGGGACGTATCTGTGGCTGGTCGCCCTGTTCGGCGTGTCGCGGTACGTCAGGCGGCTGCCGGCCGAGCGCGCGACGAAGCTGCTGGAGGCGAACTCCACGAACCTGGCGCGGCTGCGGCAGGCGCCGCTCAAGGTGATGGTCACCAGCTTGTTCTTCACCACCGGGACCAGCTGGTTGTTCTATGCGGTGACCTACAGCGTCTTCCACGCGCCGGCCGAGCACTGGCTGGGGACGTGGCGGTGGCTGGTGGTGCTGGGGTTGGCACACGTCGGCGCCACGCTGCTGAGCGAGGGCTGGGTCGCGCGGGAGATCCGCGCCGGGCGGCTGCCGCGGTCGGAGCGGATGGCGGCCGACTACGGGGTCAGCTATGCGCAGGCCGGGGCGGCCGCGGTGTTGACGTACCGGATCCCGGAGCCGTGGCGGCTGCTTTATCTCGCGGCGCTGATCGCGTTCTACGGGTACGGCTGGGTCAAGAACCGGCGGGATTTCACGGCGATCGGGCATGTGTGCGCGGTCGCGATCGGGCTGGCGTGCTTCTGGATCGCGCCCTGA
- a CDS encoding IS5-like element ISCaac1 family transposase, producing MPAVPSSLFDVLWDQFAALLPERPEFDPAHPWGCHRRRIPDLVVFRHVVDALVHGSGYERIASQGCSATTIRRRVKQWAHIGLAQELHRIVLAAYDTMIGLDLHDLSADGCHTKAPCKGDKAGPSPVDRAKQGLKRSTLVDGDGVPLGLASAGANRHDSKLLEPTIEAAKQQVGHLPDRATIHLDSAYNGKPCRKVLDDHHLIGEIAAKGVPAPIQVGKRWVVERSQSWMNGYGKIRRCFERDGEIVDFYLYLAAAFVTVRALIRRARKRYRWDTRPTSRRLP from the coding sequence GTGCCTGCAGTCCCATCATCTCTGTTCGATGTGTTGTGGGACCAGTTCGCAGCTCTGCTGCCCGAACGGCCCGAGTTCGACCCGGCCCATCCGTGGGGATGCCACCGCCGCCGGATACCGGACCTGGTCGTGTTCCGGCACGTCGTGGACGCCCTGGTCCACGGTTCGGGGTACGAGCGGATCGCCTCGCAAGGGTGCTCCGCGACCACCATCCGCCGCCGCGTCAAGCAATGGGCCCACATAGGCCTGGCACAGGAACTCCACCGGATTGTGCTGGCCGCCTACGACACGATGATCGGCCTGGACCTCCACGACCTGTCCGCCGACGGCTGCCACACCAAAGCCCCATGCAAAGGCGACAAGGCCGGACCCTCACCGGTCGACCGCGCCAAGCAGGGCTTGAAACGCTCCACCTTGGTCGACGGCGACGGCGTTCCGCTCGGCCTGGCCTCGGCCGGCGCCAACCGACACGACTCAAAGCTGCTGGAACCCACCATCGAGGCAGCGAAACAGCAGGTCGGACACCTACCGGACAGAGCCACGATCCACCTGGACTCCGCCTACAACGGCAAACCGTGCCGCAAGGTCCTCGACGACCACCACCTGATCGGCGAGATAGCCGCCAAGGGGGTGCCGGCTCCGATCCAGGTCGGCAAGCGATGGGTCGTGGAACGCAGCCAGAGCTGGATGAACGGCTACGGCAAGATCCGCCGCTGTTTCGAACGCGACGGCGAGATCGTCGACTTCTACCTCTACCTCGCCGCCGCGTTCGTCACCGTCCGTGCACTCATCCGCCGAGCCCGCAAGCGCTACCGCTGGGACACCCGACCGACCAGCCGCCGACTCCCCTAA
- a CDS encoding ATP-dependent metallopeptidase FtsH/Yme1/Tma family protein — MSEPPVPPRQDPGQPWRAEGRPPEKPGPPNKPQRGPNVPGGWPRLLLTMLLVFLVTDLLLSLFNAGASSSKVPYTEFTKQVAANNVKDVYSKGDAIQGDLKEKAPVPDDGDDT; from the coding sequence GTGAGTGAACCCCCGGTGCCGCCGCGCCAAGACCCCGGGCAGCCCTGGCGCGCCGAGGGTCGGCCGCCGGAGAAGCCGGGTCCGCCGAACAAGCCGCAGCGCGGGCCGAACGTGCCCGGCGGGTGGCCGCGGCTGCTGCTCACGATGCTGCTGGTCTTCCTGGTCACCGACCTGCTGCTCTCGCTGTTCAACGCCGGCGCGTCCTCCTCGAAGGTCCCATATACGGAGTTCACCAAGCAGGTCGCGGCCAACAACGTCAAGGACGTCTACTCCAAGGGCGACGCCATCCAGGGCGACCTGAAGGAGAAGGCGCCGGTCCCCGATGACGGCGACGACACTTAG
- a CDS encoding DUF11 domain-containing protein has product MRTMMRSAAAVGVVVAAAMTVGTMSTLAARAGSGALPTLPTDASASSTGNGVRVEISDDTRSAHSGDVVDYTVRVDNDSPTSYPALEVYHLVPAGFQLVDSSPNATQQDRTMRWTANVPSGHTVVFSDQVMAGTVEESDHLTPHVRDAKTGTRTDQFTSTACARSSSTGPALACGTVREQLTDGPDAIAGVAGPNGKHWQPGLLGIALLVALYAGFRSFFRKRGEQGEEA; this is encoded by the coding sequence ATGCGGACCATGATGCGCAGCGCTGCGGCAGTCGGCGTGGTCGTCGCGGCGGCGATGACCGTCGGGACCATGTCCACGCTCGCGGCCCGGGCCGGCTCCGGCGCCCTGCCCACGCTTCCCACCGACGCCAGCGCGAGCAGCACCGGCAACGGCGTGCGCGTGGAGATCAGCGACGACACCCGTTCGGCCCATTCCGGCGACGTCGTGGATTACACGGTCCGGGTGGACAACGACTCGCCGACCTCGTACCCGGCCCTCGAGGTCTACCACCTAGTCCCCGCGGGCTTCCAGCTCGTGGACTCCAGCCCCAACGCTACGCAGCAGGACCGCACGATGCGCTGGACCGCCAACGTCCCCTCCGGCCACACAGTGGTCTTCTCCGACCAGGTCATGGCCGGCACCGTCGAGGAATCCGACCACCTGACACCCCACGTCCGCGACGCCAAGACCGGCACCCGGACCGACCAGTTCACGTCCACGGCCTGCGCCCGCAGCTCGTCCACCGGCCCGGCCCTGGCCTGCGGCACGGTCCGCGAGCAGCTGACCGACGGACCCGACGCCATCGCCGGCGTCGCGGGCCCGAACGGCAAGCACTGGCAGCCCGGCCTGCTGGGCATCGCGCTGCTGGTGGCGCTGTACGCGGGCTTCCGGAGCTTCTTCCGCAAGCGAGGGGAGCAGGGCGAAGAGGCCTGA